TGCCAGTTACGTCTTGCGAATACCGCTTCCAGTGTATCTGCCGCTTTCTGTGCATCTGCACCTTTCACCACATCAGACCACACACCTATCACCTGTGCTGATTGATTGGCTTTTTCAAATGCGCCGTTCACGTAGTATTTCGTTACAATCGCTTTGCGGATGTTTTCTGCCAATGCAGTATACTTTGCTTTGTCTTCTTCCTTATGCAATACCTCCGCGAGTTCTGCGATGATCCTCACCTGCGTTAAATAAAAGATGGCAGCCACCAAAGGCGAAGCTTTCCCGTCCAGCGATTCATGATCGCCCAGGCATTTATCGGAAAGATTATCTACTGCGCGGGATTCCAGGAAAGTGATCAAACGGGCCAGGGCTGCATAGTTCTCTTCAACGATCCTTTTATCTCCGTAGTACTCATACATTTTTTTGATGAGGAAAGGATATGCTGCCTGCCAGCCTAAGGGACCGGAGCCATCCCCGGGGCCGCTGTCCGCAATGCCCACAAAAGGGGCTGTTTCCGTGATACCACCCAGCGGGCGCTGGTCATTGGCAAAGTCCCGGATGGTTTTGGCATAGAACTGCGGCATGTGGTAATTGTACATGTAGGTTTCTGCTACACACAATATATCTCCGCCATACTGGAGCTTTTCCCTTGCAGGGCAATCAGATTCCACGCTGAACACATTACTGAGGAATGTCCATTGGATCACTTCGTTCAGCTGGTTGAACATCTTGTTGGAACTGGTGAAGGTGCCGTTCTTTTCCAGATCGGAATTCATGCGAAGGCCCTCTATATCCTGTAAAGTGGGTTTACCAGGCCAGCCAGTTACTTCAATGAAACGGAAGCCATGGAAGGTGAAACGCGGGGCCCAGGTTTCGAGCCCTTTTCCTTTCAGGATATAACTATCTTCCTGCCATGCGATGGCTGGTGCTCCGGGGCCTCCGTTGCTCTTTTTGATCTGTCCGGCTACGGCCGTCATACCATTCAGGCTGCCATCGGGGTATTTATCTTCTCCGTAACGGATACTTACTTTAGTACCGGCAGCGCCCTTTACTTTCAGGCGTACTACGCCCGCAAAGTTCTGTCCCATATCCAGTATGAACACGCCGGGTTTTATTTCGTTGATGCTAATGGGCTTTACAATCTTTGTGACCCGTATAGGCGGCTGCATCTGAGGTGTGAGTTCACCAGCCGGACCCTGGACCTTTACGGCCTGTTTCCAGCCTGTTTGCGGATCTTCCAGGCGGGCATCGTAATGTTCCCCCAGGAAAATGCTGTTGCGCACTACAGGGCCCGGCGCTGTTTGCCAGGTTTCGTCTGTTGGTACCAGGGCAGTACTGCCATCTGCATAGGTTATCCGGATCAGGGCTTTTACACATGGCCTGCCGGTTGTAAGCTGCGCACGCATATTGATGCTGCCCCAGAAACGCAAAGGGAGGGTATTGTACCATCCGTTGCCCAGCATAATGCTGGCGGCGTTTATGCCATTACGTACCTGTGCCGTGATATCATATACGGTGTATAAAACCTGTTTGCGGTAAGCCGTTAAGCCGGGATCCAGCACATGGTCTCCTATTTTCTTTCCATTCAGATAAGCTTCATAATAACCCAGGCCGCTGATGTACAAACGGGCGGAGGCGATCTTCTTCTTTGCTTCGAAAGACTTCCGGAACAAAGGCATGGGATCTTCTTTGTAGAATTCTTCATCCTTTTCAAATTGCTTGCTGCCATCTCCTATCCATTGCGCGGCCCAGGCTGACGAAGCGGTTTCAAACCATTGTGGTAAACTCCAGGCAGATGCCCTGCCATCCTGGTCATATACTTTCACCTGCCAGGTGTAACGGGAAAAGGGTTCAAGGGCTTTACCCGCATAAGTTACATGCAGGTTTTCGGCGGAATTTACTTTACCGGTCTGCCAGACAATATTCTTACCGGGATCCCTTACCACTATCTCATAGGCGGATTGCCATTGGTTTTGCCCATAACCTGTCAACGTCCAGCTGAAACGGGGTGCAGCAGTAGCTATGCCCAGCGGGTTCTGCAGGTATTCACAGGTGAGTTTTGCCGGTTGCAATGCCGGTGCAGCTGTAGCTTCAGCATAACTAACAAGGCATAACAGCGCCATGCATATAGTGGTCCTTAATTGCATCGGTTTCGAATTTACCGGGCAATATAGGTACAAATACATATTCGTAGGTAGCAAAGCAGGTAGGTACAGGTTGGTTAGACCTATTGCTTATATTTGCGTCACATAACCCGCTATATGAGATATAAGACCATATTGAGGACTAATACCCGAATATGAAACTACCTGCTATTATTTCTATCATCCTTTTCATGGCAGCATGCCAGCCCAAAGGTACTTACACACAGTTAACCAACATGGATACCACTATCCTCACCAGTGATTCCGTTCAGCTGGTTGTGAAAGTGGCCGGACAGGGAGTTCCCTGCATCTTTGTGCATGGCGGGCCTGGCGGTGGCTTTATGTCTTTTGAAAAGATGGGAGGAAAGAACCTGGAGCAGTGTATGACCATGGTGTATTACGACCAGAGAGGTTCAGGCTCTTCACAGAACGCGGCAGATTACAGTCTTGACCGCATGGTGCAGGATATAGAAGAACTCCGGCAAGCCATGAAACTGGAGAAGGTATACCTGCTCAGCCATTCTTTCGGCGGCATTATTGCTTTCAACTACGCAAAGAAATACCCCGCTCATGTATACGGTTTGGTGCTGGCCAATTCCACCCTGCATTTCTTCAATACCGCTTCTATCAAAGAACAGGTAGAATATGGCTATCGCCTGCTGGGTAAGGATACCGTTATACAGGAAACAGATTCCCTCCTGCAGCTGATGGCGGTGGTAAGAAAAGAAATGAGTAAACAGCGCATCGGCTATAAGTTCCTCACGGATGATATACAAACCATCGTGAAACTGGATAGCCTGGACGATAACTTTCCACGCACGAATGATTTTGGCATGGCCATCGTGGCACCCTTATTGGATACTTTGCAGAAAGTACGTTATCCTGAATACTCGCTTGATTATACCATTCAAACACTCCTATTACAACTTCCCGTGCTCACCATTACCGGCAGCAATGATCATGCGATCGGCATTCATCATTATGAAAAGTTCAGATTCCCGCAACAGGAAGTAGTGAAGATAGATGGCGGGCATCTGCTCTATTATGAACAGAATGCTGCGTTTGTAAAAGCTGTTTGTGGGTTTATCAAAGCAAGGGCCGCGGATCAAAAATAACTTTGAGGGAAGTGATCTTCTCATCTTCCACATGATACCAGCCACAGCCGAAAATAGTTTTCCCTGAGATCTGCAGATCATACAGGAGGCATACATCATCTCCATCTGCAAAAGCCTTTTTCACATTATACTTCAGTTTCATTTTTTCCATATCATCAAAATATGCCTGTGCCCCATCCCGTGAGCCCATTACGCCGATGAACTGCATATTATCATCCACAAATGTCCTGGCTATCTTGAAATCCTGTTCATTGATGGCGTTTACACAGGATAATACGATCTCTTTTGCACTGCTCATAGTGGTTGTATTACGTGTCATTTTTAATGGTGTTTAGTTAATTATTACACCGTAATTACTATGCCATGTTGCGGTTGTTCCATTTATATTATTTGCAACTTTGTTGCATACAGGATTTTTATTTACATTTGCTTTATGAACGCAACATACGATGTAATGATAGCGGGCGGCAGTTATGCCGGCCTTTCAGCAGCTATGGCCTTAGGGCGGGCATTGAGAAACGTATTGATCATTGACAGCGGTGATCCCTGTAATAAACAAACACCGCATTCGCATAACTTTCTTACACAGGATGGGCAAACACCTGCACAGATTGCTGACACAGCAAAGCAGCAGGTACTGCAATACAATACCATTTCATGGCACCAGGGTTTGGTATCCAATGTAGTCAGCACTCCTGCTGGTTTTGAGATCAGTACGGCAGCGGGAGAAACCTTCCGGGCTAAAAAGGTATTGTTTGCAACGGGCGTCAAAGATCAGTTACTGCCGGTGAAAGGACTGGCAGAAACATGGGGGATATCGCTTGTGCATTGCCCTTACTGCCATGGTTATGAGATCAGGGGTAAAGCTACAGGGCTGATTGCAAACGGGGACATGGCTTTTGAGTTATGCCGGTTAATTTCCAACTGGAGTAACAAACTAACGTTGTTCACCAATGGCCCTTCTGCTTTAACAGCAGAACAGGCAGCGAAGATCAAAAACCACGGGATAACAGTTGTTGAAGCAGAGATCAGTGAATTTGAACAGGAAAACGGGCAACTGCAAAACATTGTATTAAAGGATGGTTCAAAACATCCGCTGGAAGCAGCCTACATAAGACTGCCTTTTAAACAGCACAGTGATATACCGCAGCAATTGGGTTGTGCTATTGATGAACAGGGATATATTGAAGTAACGGAATTACAGCAGACCACTGTTCCCGGTGTTTATGCGGCAGGTGATAACAGCAACAAATTCCGTGGTGTTTCCATGGCTGTTGCTGCGGGCACAAAAGCTGGCGCCATGATCAATAAGGAATTGATTGATGAAACATTCTAAGCCAGGATATCCGATATTTTAAAATACCCCAGGTGCAAAACATCCTCCGCCATATCCTGCGGAGCTGGTGTTAAAGAAAGCCTGTATTGCTTGCGCACAGCAGCAGGGAGGATCTCTTCCACCAGCGCCATATCGTCCACACCCACACCGTATTTATCATCGATATGTGAAGTGGCACCTTTAAACCCGGTATGTTTGAAAAAGGCCGTGGCCTTCGCTTTACGGAGTGCTTCGTTTTTATCTTTGCCGGTGGCCAGCATTTTGTAATGGAATTCTTCCATTTCATTTTCTTTATAACCGCCCAGGTTAATAAAGAAAAGATATTCGGAGGATGGAGCTGTTTCATTGATGCCAATGCGGTATCCATCCACTTTGGTTACTTCCCGGTATCCGTCTATATGCAGATCATCCGCCTCCGGCCAGAAAGCGATAATAGCGGGTATGAGTTCTTTCAGGGATGCTGCTATGCCAAAGAAAACATCATGCTGCTCCGTATGACGGCCTGCGGGTTTACAGCCGATCAGTACCATGAATAATTTCACCATGCTATTGTATGGTTTCTTTAAACAGCTTCAGTGTTCTCTCCCAGGCAAGTTTAGCAGCAGCTTCGTTATAACGGGCTGCGGAAGTATCGTTATGGAAGGCGTGTTGTGCACCCTCGTAGATGTACAGTTCATATTTTGTATGCGCTGCTTTTAAAGCGGCTTCGTAAGCAGGAATACCTTCATTCACTCTTTCATCCAGTCCGCCGTAATGCAGTTGTACTGCTGCTTTGATCTTTGGCACATCTGCTGCTGCCGGTTGGCGGCCGTAAAATGCAACGGCTGCTTTCAGATCAGGATCATTCACGGCCAGCTGATTAGCCAATGCACCTCCCCAGCAGAAACCAACACAGGCTGTTTTGCCATTGGATGCAGGAAGTGATTTGAGATAAGGAAATGCCTTGAGGAAGTTCTGCAGGTTCTGTGCAGCATCCAGTTTGCCGAATTGGGCACGGCTTTCATCTTCATTGGCAGTAGTACCGCCAAATACAGATAAGGCATCCGGTGCCAGCGCCAGGTAACCAGCTTTGGCAACGCGGCGGGCCACATCTTTTATATGAGGCGTAAGGCCACGGTTCTCATGGATCACTACCACCGCTCCCCTTTTACCTGCAGCTTTGGGGCGAACAAGATATCCCTTCATGGTAGTGCCTTCGCCTGGATAGGTGATGTCCTCTTCCGTAAGGTCCGGATCCAGCGGCTGCACCGTGGCCGCATGGGCATAGTTGGATTCCAGCAATGGCAATACAGCCATGGCGGCAGCCATCCCTCCGGTGAGTTTTACGAGGCGTTTGAGGAAATCTTCCCGGGTAAGGGGTTTGTGGGTATACTCATCAAAAAGGCGGATGATATTCTGATCCATAAGATAGCATTTGTAGAAAGTTACAAATTATCGTGATCTTAACCAATCCCTTATTTTACGCTCCATTCATGCAGGCCGGCAGAGTAGTCCACCGGTTGCTGTATTTCCATTTTTAAAGCAGTGGTGGTCAGTGGTTCAAAATGAACGGTATCGTATTTGTCTTTTGTGATGCTATATGAACTGGTGGGTTTCACTTCTACCCATTCCTCTCCTTTTTTGTAATACAGTTTCCAGGAAACCGGGATGCGGCATCCACCCCATGGGCCATCATCATACCAATATACGCTGGAAGAAGAAATAGTCTGCGGGGAATCAAAATCATATTGTACCCATTCCAGTGAATTCTTCTTTGGCCACCAATGCAGGTAAGGTGCATTGTTATCTTTAGCATCTGCAGGCTCATACTGATCATTCAGGGCTTTGAACATGCGCTGGTTACGAAGAGAGGCACTAACCTTAGCTTTGGAGGCAATGGTGGGTGCGGGTTTAGGTTTTGCTGCTGAGGCTTCGTAGGGTATCCAAACCGTCATATCTGAAGGACCGCGATTGGCCCATGCGTAATAGGGAATGGCGGTAACGGTTTGCGTGGTACGGATCAGTTCATCACTGTTCAGCTGCCGTTTTGTGGACGCGCCTTTCATTTCCAGTACGGTTACGCCATTGAGTAAGGCCGGTTTAAAAACTTCGCTAACGGCTGCGTACCGGTCTACAACAATGTTCTGTACACTGCTATCCAGGTTATCCGGACCTTCAATGCAATACATCAATGGGCCGCGCTCCAATGCAAAACGGAATTTATCGTCTTTCACCTGTTCGTTGGCTAAGATTTTCTCTGCTTTCATGGGCAGCTCTATCGTTACCTTATCTCCTTTCTTCCAGGTACGGTTGATCACGGCATATCCTTTTTCTATTTTATATTGATAGGGTTTACCATTCAGCAACAGCGGTATTTTCTTAACAGCAGCATCCTGTGCATGATAAAGATCACCCGGCACCGGATTATTCTGCGCCCAGCCTGGTATGCGGATGTGCAGGGTAAAGGCAGCGGCCTTTTCAGGATTAACAGTGATCTCATTCTTTCCTTCCCAGGGATAATTGGTTTGTTGTGTGAGCGCTACTTTTGTTACAGGTAATTGAATACTGGCGGTATTACCTACGAACAGGTTCAGGTAGAGATTATTTTTATTCTGTGCGTAGATATAACCCGGCATGGAAGGCAGAAAACGCGTCATGTTGGAAATGCAGCAGGCACAGCTGAACCAGGCACTACGCTGGTGCTGGCCCATAGAGGCCAATGGATTGGGATAGAAGAAACGGTCTCCGCTTAAGGATACGCCGGAAAGTAAACCATTGTATAAGGTACGTTCCAATACATCTATATACTTCGCATCTCCATGGAGCAGGAACATGCGGCTGTTCCAGTATACGTTGGCTATGGATGCGCAGGTTTCTGCATAGGCGCTCATATTAGGCAACTGGTATGCTTTGCCAAATGCCTCTCCTGCCCCGGTTGCGCCAATGCCGCCGGTGATATACATTTTCCTTTCCACTACATCATGCCAGATATCATCAATGGCATGCAGATAATCTTCATCACCGGTCAATGCTGCCACATCTGCCATACCGGTGTACATATAAGTAGCACGAACGGCATGCCCTACGGCTTCGTGCTGGTCTGTTACTTTCTTATGTGCCTGGTTATATTCCTGGCTATATTTTTTCCCGGGGCCGCGTACATCCAGGAAGAACTTGGCGAGGTCCAGGTATTGTTTATTGCCTGTTACACGGTACAGTTTGGTTAAGCCGGTTTCCACGATCTGGTGGCCGGGGAACCTTTCTGTTTTGCCAAAGCCGAAATCACGCACCAGCAGGTCCGCATTCTTAATAGCGATATTGAGCATTGTTCTTTTGCCCGTAGCCTGAAAATGCGCCACAGCCGCTTCAAACAGGTGCCCGGAATTGTAGAGTTCATGACTCAGGTCTTCTTCCTTCTCCCAGCGTTGTGAACCAATCCAATCATGTGGTTTCGCTGCTTTTACAGTACGGAAAGTATAGAGATACCCATCCGGTTCCTGTGCGATCGCAATATAAGAGATCAACGTGTCCAAATATTTTTCCAGCTCCGGGTTCTTTTGTACCTGTAAGCTATAAGAAGCACCTTCTATTACTTTATAGATATCGGTATCATCAAAAGTGAATTCCGTTAGTTTATCTCCGGGCAGTTTGCCTGCAGCACGTAAAAAATTATCTACCCTGCCGGTTTTTCGGCATTGCTCTAAAGTGTAGGGGATGGTCACGTCCGCATTCACTTTTATTTTTGGTGCCCAGAAATTATCATTCACTTTCACCTGTGTAAATGCAACAGGTTGAATAGGGTAATCTCTTTGTGCCATGGCAGGTCCGGCACTGAGCAGCAAACAGATCAGAATCTTCTTCATATCGGCATTTAAATGTCAAAACAACATTTAAATATATAGTAATGATATTGTACTTAGTTTATGGATTTTAATCAATATTTATCGGATTTTATCCCTGTCATAAAATATTTTATAGTGTCAATTTGAATTTTATTATCACAAAGTTTTTCGGTAATTTCCATACATGAAAGTTCTACAGTTTACCATTCCTGTTGCACGTGACAAAGCAATTATCACGCAAAGCGATCTTCTTCCGGAATTTTATCCCTGGCTGCACCGCCATGAAGAGATCCAGCTCACGCGGGTGATCCGTGGGAGCGGTACATTAGTAGTAGAAAATAACATGTATCCTTTCCAGGAAGGAGATATTTTCTGGATAGGCAGTAATCAGCCACATGTATTTAAAGGAGATGGAAACACTTCACCTGTACAGGCTTTAACCCTCTTCTTTAATCCACAGGGTATGCTGGGTGCTGTATTTGAATTACAGGAACTGAAGAAAATAAAAGCCTTCCTTCAGAAATCAGATGCCGGCTTCAAAGTACCGGAAGATCAAAAGGAAGATATCTTTCTGCGGATGCTGCAGATAGATCAAACCACCTGCGCCAAACAACTGATCCATTTCATGGACCTGCTGCATACTTTTCAGAGCATGAACGACCTGCCTTCTCTTATTTCCGGCACACGTTTAATAGCCGTGAACGAACAGGAAGGGATCAGGATCAGCTATATCTATGATTACATCATGCAGCATTACGATGCGGATATCACCCTGGAAGATATCGCGCAGCATGCAAATATGTCTGCCCAGGCGTTCTGCCGTTATTTCAAAAAACATACGCGGTTGACATTCATTTCTTTCTTAAATGAAGTGCGGGTAAGTGAAGCCTGCAAGAAACTGGCAGATGGTAATTTCGACAGTATCTCCACCGTGGCTTATCAATGCGGGTTCAACAGCATCGCCAATTTTAACCGGGTGTTTAAATCCATTGCGGGCAAGTCCCCCCGGGATTATATCCGGGAGTTCGGGCAGATAGAAGAAAAGCAGGATATTTATTAAGACATATGATGGGAATAGGGTAATTATTAAATGGAAATAGGGTATAATTGTAATAATTATCCTGATTATTTTAGCTGCGACCAAGATTATTTACCCGTATGAAAAAAATCCTTCTCTTTTCCCTGGTAACCCTATCTCTGCAACTGAGTGCCCAGGAGGTTTTTAATTATGACGAAGCGAAAGTGGGCAACCTTCCCCTGCCTGTACTGTTAACGCCTGACGTAAAAACTGCAGCGGACTGGAAACGCAGTCGCAGACCGGAGATCCTGCAACTCTTCACAACACATATGTATGGCGTATACCCGGGTAAACCTGCTCATATGCATACCCTTGTACAACGGATAGACAGTAATGCGCTGGGCGGCACCGCCATCTCTAAACAGGTAAGGCTGTTCCTGGCAAAAGGAGACCAGGCGCCTTTTATGGATATACTCCTTTACCTTCCTAAAAAAACCAGCAAACCAGTGCCGGTGTTCATCGGCTGTAATTTCCTGGGCAATCATACCATTTCAGGAGATACGAATATCCTGGTTAAACAGGTGATCAACCCTGTTGCACTGGGCTTCCAGGAAAGGCGCTGGGAGGCAGCCAAAATAATTGAAAAAGGATACGGCCTCGCTACCTTTCACTATGGGGATGTAGAGCCGGATAGTTCAAATGGATGGAAAACAGGCGTGCGCAGCAGGATGCAGGAGGAATTGAAAACAGCCCCCGAAGCATGGAGTGCAATTGGTGTATGGGCATGGGGCTTAAGCCGGCTGATGGATCACCTGGAAACAGAAAAGAATGTAGATGCCAAAAGAGTGATCATCACAGGCCATAGCCGTTTGGGTAAAGCCGCTTTATGGGCGGCAGCAAATGATACCCGTTTTGCCGCTGTAGTGTCCAACAACTCCGGAGAAGGCGGCGCCGCTTTATCAACCCGCTGGTTTGGGGAAACCACTTTACGCATTAATACCCGTTTCCCGCATTGGTTCATTGCTGCCTATAAACAATACAATGAAAAACCGGAAACATTACCTTTTGATCAGCATATGCTGCTGGCACTGATAGCGCCACGCCCTTTATATGTTGCCAGTGCAACAGAAGACCTGTGGACTGACCCCACAGGAGAATTCCTTGCTGCCAAAGCTGCCGAACCCGTCTATAAACTATTCAAATATGAAGGATTGGGTGTATCGGCAATCCCTGCACCGGACCATCCGGTGGGAAAACGTATACGCTATCATCTGCGTACAGGCAAACATGATATCCTGTGGTACGACTGGGAACAATTCATCCGGTTTGCCAAAGAGGAACTACCTTAATCCGGTGGTTTCGTAACACATCCATTACGGTTCATCACATTCCGTTTTCCTGCTTCTCCTGGTGTTATATCCTTGCATAAAATATACACCATGAAAAAGTATGGGATGCTCATCCTTGCCGTTTGCTGTATCACCCAATGCCTGGCGCAATGTATCCTTACGGGAAAGATCAATGGCGCTGCGGGGAAAGAAACCGAATTGAATATTTCCCGGGATGTATGGTATCAAAAGGATAATTCCGTTTTCAGCGAAGTAAAGCCGGATGGCAGCTTTTCTTTTACCGTTCCGGGAACGGACCCATTGTTTGTAACCTTACACTACAACAAACAAAAGCAGCAGTTATTACTAAGTCCCGGCAGGCACTTACACGTCACCTTTGATGATGCAGACCTGCCCGGTACTATTCAGTTCAGCGGCAAAGGTGCTGCAGAAAACATGCTGGTGCATGCCAGCTTTCCGCAGCAACGCCCTTTTTTTATGAATCCTTTCTCTGCGGAGAATGCCTATGGAAAAATGGGCCGGGATTCCCTGATGAATATATTACTGCCTGACATCCTGGATACGGCAAACCACCTCTCCCTGAATGTTACCAAAGCAAAACTTCCGGCAGTTGTAAAAGCCTCCCTGCATACGCAGATCAAATATTATTATGCACTGAACATGGAAGAGTTCAGCATTGTGCTGGATAACTATACCAGGAATCCGGCAGCCCAGGCCTGGAAGGATACGGTGATGAAACTCACCGGTATGCCTTCCATGACTGAGCTCTACAGAAGCCCTGCCGCCAATTATTTCCTGTATGCTTACGCTAAATATAAGATGATGGAGATCGGGCAGGTTTACAGGAAAGACAAGGCCCAGGGGGCTAAAATGCTGGCAGCAGCAGCAGGGTTGCCCTTTGATTCACTGATGTCTATGGCGGAGGAATATGGGGATGAGATCATTACCCTCCTCTCCGCCAAAAAGTTCCTGCCGCCGGCGCAACATGAAAGACTGCTGGCCAACAGGGTGATCTATTACAGTAATGAAAAGGAAACCACCATGGCCCGCAGGGTGATGACGGAACTCACAAAACATTTCGCCGGCAGTAAGGAGGAGAAAGATGCCAGCCAAAGGATGGCCAAACTGGAAAGTATGCTGGCAACAGGAAAGGAGAACGACAAGATTGTGATCCATACGGGCATTACTACCCTGGAGCAGTTGCTGGCACCCTATAAAGGCAAACTCGTATACCTGGATATCTGGGGAACCTGGTGCAGCCCCTGTAAAGCAGAAATGCGTTATGCCCCCAAACTGAAGGAGCAGATGAAAGGGAAAGATGTGGTATTCCTCTACCTCAGCAACGATAAGGACCTGGCAGATAAAAAATGGCGGGAATACATACAGGTGAATAATATTACGGGCGAACATGTGCGGATCACCGGAGCAGCCATTGAAACCATCTGGCAAACCCTGCTGCCGGGAGAAGAAAACAGGTACTACCCTACTTTCTTCATCTTTGACCGGGAGGGTAAAGTACTGATCAAAAAGGCAAAACGGCCCAGTGATGAAGAGGCATTGTATACCCAGCTGCTGGGGGCCTTATAATTTCTTTTCCTATATTTGGGCCCAATAGCGGAACTTTACAGGAACAAAATACTCTCCCCCATTGTTAATTAAGTCCTGCCACAGTAACTTTTTGTGCTATAAGCCGTTTCACAAAAAAGCCACATATGAAACAATTTGTTCTACCCTCTTTATTACTTCTCCTCCTGGTATGCTGTAAAAAATCGAAAGATATGCCCCCTTCCATTTCAGGAACATGGGAAATACAAAGATATATGACCCCCTGGATCAACAGGGTCTATACACCGGGGAACGATACATTGATAAAATTCACTCTAAACCAGTATCAAAGGACCATTGACGGGCAAATAATAAAGCAGGGGACCTTCCGGTTAATAAAAGATGAATTACTGAATAACGAGATGGGCAACCGGATCATCTATGACGGCGAAACAAATGCCTCGAGGGAATTTTACCGCATCGAGGGTGATCGGTTAATCTTCTCATCGGACCCCAGGATAATGGATGGCTCGGTTATCTATTACCACCGGATAAAATAATCCTCCCCATAAAAAATGCCACCTGTCTGCAGGTGGCATTTTTTAATTATGGAAAGTAAAAGAACGCCTAGTATCCAGGATTCTGTACCAGGTATCCGGGCAGGTTCGAAGCAGCATCTATCGCTGTCAGAGGAATCGGGAAGATCCTCTTTTGCTTATCGGTGTTGGTTTTTTCCGTCCAGGTGCCTTCGTATTTACCAAAGCGTACCATGTCTGTACGGCGTTGGCTTTCCCAGTAGAATTCAAAACCTCTTTCACGGAACAGCAGGTCCAGCGTGATAGCAGTTAATGCAGGAGCTGGTGTGGAAGCTGTTCTGGAAGCCCTTACAGTGTTCACGTCAGTCAGTGCGGTAGCAGCAGCGTCACCTCTTCTCAGTTTGGCTTCTGCACGCATCAGGTAAATATCCGCGAGGCGCAGGATCACGATATCATGCTCTCCGAAGTTCCTTCCGCTCACAGAAGTTTTGCTGAATTCATATTTAGAAACCCTGAAGCCGGTGTTGTAATCGCTGCCGGCAACGGTGAAGTCGCACTGCTCAGTGAACTCAACCGGTTTGGTAGGTTTGCTGCGGGTATCGTAGAATAATTTACCTACTAACATCTTTCCGCTGGTGCATTTCAGGAACACGCCACTCTTGCGGATCAGGCCGTATTGCTGACCTCTTAAGATACCACGGTTGATGTTGAACGCAGCAGCGTCTACACAGGAGTCACCAGGGTTCGTGTAAATACCCAGGTTCTGTTTGTAAAAGCGCGGATCTGCAGCAGCAGGATCGATAGGCGTATAGGCATTCACCCAGCTACGGTAGAAATCAGAAGTGATAGCAGGACCATCAGTACCGTTAGCACCGGTATAGGCAGGGATCGGGAACTGATCGCCGGAGAGGGAGAAATAAGCCATACGGTTATGACCATTCAGGTCTGAGCGCTGGTCTACTGCAAAGATCAGTTCTTTGTTAGTATGGTTCGCATCATCAAACAGCGC
This DNA window, taken from Chitinophaga niabensis, encodes the following:
- a CDS encoding AraC family transcriptional regulator, translating into MKVLQFTIPVARDKAIITQSDLLPEFYPWLHRHEEIQLTRVIRGSGTLVVENNMYPFQEGDIFWIGSNQPHVFKGDGNTSPVQALTLFFNPQGMLGAVFELQELKKIKAFLQKSDAGFKVPEDQKEDIFLRMLQIDQTTCAKQLIHFMDLLHTFQSMNDLPSLISGTRLIAVNEQEGIRISYIYDYIMQHYDADITLEDIAQHANMSAQAFCRYFKKHTRLTFISFLNEVRVSEACKKLADGNFDSISTVAYQCGFNSIANFNRVFKSIAGKSPRDYIREFGQIEEKQDIY
- a CDS encoding glycoside hydrolase family 127 protein, which produces MKKILICLLLSAGPAMAQRDYPIQPVAFTQVKVNDNFWAPKIKVNADVTIPYTLEQCRKTGRVDNFLRAAGKLPGDKLTEFTFDDTDIYKVIEGASYSLQVQKNPELEKYLDTLISYIAIAQEPDGYLYTFRTVKAAKPHDWIGSQRWEKEEDLSHELYNSGHLFEAAVAHFQATGKRTMLNIAIKNADLLVRDFGFGKTERFPGHQIVETGLTKLYRVTGNKQYLDLAKFFLDVRGPGKKYSQEYNQAHKKVTDQHEAVGHAVRATYMYTGMADVAALTGDEDYLHAIDDIWHDVVERKMYITGGIGATGAGEAFGKAYQLPNMSAYAETCASIANVYWNSRMFLLHGDAKYIDVLERTLYNGLLSGVSLSGDRFFYPNPLASMGQHQRSAWFSCACCISNMTRFLPSMPGYIYAQNKNNLYLNLFVGNTASIQLPVTKVALTQQTNYPWEGKNEITVNPEKAAAFTLHIRIPGWAQNNPVPGDLYHAQDAAVKKIPLLLNGKPYQYKIEKGYAVINRTWKKGDKVTIELPMKAEKILANEQVKDDKFRFALERGPLMYCIEGPDNLDSSVQNIVVDRYAAVSEVFKPALLNGVTVLEMKGASTKRQLNSDELIRTTQTVTAIPYYAWANRGPSDMTVWIPYEASAAKPKPAPTIASKAKVSASLRNQRMFKALNDQYEPADAKDNNAPYLHWWPKKNSLEWVQYDFDSPQTISSSSVYWYDDGPWGGCRIPVSWKLYYKKGEEWVEVKPTSSYSITKDKYDTVHFEPLTTTALKMEIQQPVDYSAGLHEWSVK
- a CDS encoding alpha/beta hydrolase: MKKILLFSLVTLSLQLSAQEVFNYDEAKVGNLPLPVLLTPDVKTAADWKRSRRPEILQLFTTHMYGVYPGKPAHMHTLVQRIDSNALGGTAISKQVRLFLAKGDQAPFMDILLYLPKKTSKPVPVFIGCNFLGNHTISGDTNILVKQVINPVALGFQERRWEAAKIIEKGYGLATFHYGDVEPDSSNGWKTGVRSRMQEELKTAPEAWSAIGVWAWGLSRLMDHLETEKNVDAKRVIITGHSRLGKAALWAAANDTRFAAVVSNNSGEGGAALSTRWFGETTLRINTRFPHWFIAAYKQYNEKPETLPFDQHMLLALIAPRPLYVASATEDLWTDPTGEFLAAKAAEPVYKLFKYEGLGVSAIPAPDHPVGKRIRYHLRTGKHDILWYDWEQFIRFAKEELP
- a CDS encoding dienelactone hydrolase family protein — translated: MDQNIIRLFDEYTHKPLTREDFLKRLVKLTGGMAAAMAVLPLLESNYAHAATVQPLDPDLTEEDITYPGEGTTMKGYLVRPKAAGKRGAVVVIHENRGLTPHIKDVARRVAKAGYLALAPDALSVFGGTTANEDESRAQFGKLDAAQNLQNFLKAFPYLKSLPASNGKTACVGFCWGGALANQLAVNDPDLKAAVAFYGRQPAAADVPKIKAAVQLHYGGLDERVNEGIPAYEAALKAAHTKYELYIYEGAQHAFHNDTSAARYNEAAAKLAWERTLKLFKETIQ